The following DNA comes from Candidatus Manganitrophaceae bacterium.
TCGGGCCGCCGGCTTCCGCGATCCGCGCGATGGGGGACAAGGTCTCCGCGCGACAGAAGATGAAGGAGATCGGCGTTCCGATCGTCCCAGGCCTGATCGAGCCGATTACTTCTTTGGCGGATGCCGTCCGATTTGCCGAGGAGATCGGCTATCCGGTGATGCTGAAGGCCTCGGCCGGCGGAGGGGGGCGCGGCCTTCGGATCTGCAAGGAAGGGGAGGAGCTGAAAAAATTCTTCCCGATCGCACAGGCGGAGGCGAAAGCGGCCTTCGGAAAAGACGCCGTCTATCTGGAGAAATACATCCATGCCCCCCACCACATCGAATTCCAAATTTTGGCCGATCGACACGGGAATGTGATTCACCTCGGCGAGCGCGATTGCTCCATCCAGCGGCGGCATCAGAAGCTGATCGAGATCGCCCCGTCGCTTTTATTGGACGAGCGGCTTCGTCGGGAGATGGGGGAAGCGGCGGTGGCCGCGGCGCGGTCGGTGAATTATACCAGCGCCGGAACGATCGAATTTTTGGTCGATACCAGAGGCCGCTACTATTTTCTGGAGATGAACACGCGGATTCAGGTGGAGCACACCGTCACCGAGGAGATCACCGGCGTCGATATCGTGAAGGAGATGATCCGGATTGCGGCGGGGGAGCCGGTCTCCCTTCGGCAGGAAGAGATCTTCTTAAGAGGGCATGCGATCGAATGCCGGATCAACGCCGAAGACCCTCAGAAGAATTTTGTCCCGACCCCGGGAAAGATCACCGCCTATTATTCGCCGGGGGGCATCGGCGTCCGAATCGACGGAAATGTTTATTCGGGATATGTGGTCCCCCCCTACTATGACTCGCTTCTGGCCAAGCTCACCGTCCGGGCCCGCACCTGGGACGGGGCGGTGCAGCGGATGCGCCGGGCGCTCGATGAGTATGTGATCCGGGGGGTCAAAACGA
Coding sequences within:
- the accC gene encoding acetyl-CoA carboxylase biotin carboxylase subunit, which gives rise to MFKKVLIANRGEIALRIIRACKELSIPTVAIHSEADATTLYVKKADESCLVGPGPIEGYLNIYRIIDLAKQKGVDAIHPGYGFLAENAEFAQACQESGLAFIGPPASAIRAMGDKVSARQKMKEIGVPIVPGLIEPITSLADAVRFAEEIGYPVMLKASAGGGGRGLRICKEGEELKKFFPIAQAEAKAAFGKDAVYLEKYIHAPHHIEFQILADRHGNVIHLGERDCSIQRRHQKLIEIAPSLLLDERLRREMGEAAVAAARSVNYTSAGTIEFLVDTRGRYYFLEMNTRIQVEHTVTEEITGVDIVKEMIRIAAGEPVSLRQEEIFLRGHAIECRINAEDPQKNFVPTPGKITAYYSPGGIGVRIDGNVYSGYVVPPYYDSLLAKLTVRARTWDGAVQRMRRALDEYVIRGVKTTIPFYKRIMEDPDFRTGRFDTTYIESHIEKLNIETEYNRMDKVAAIAAVIAAHSKR